One window from the genome of Oryza glaberrima chromosome 3, OglaRS2, whole genome shotgun sequence encodes:
- the LOC127768506 gene encoding 60 kDa jasmonate-induced protein-like, translating into MQRRLHHVRRRAARTRLAVAAMAALFFVLLIPLILLAGGGQVAVESAATSRGKLIMVDLLEYGSGAGTLAMRVDTIHAAGFANRSGHWHALRGNGHLFDALGLAAARLPFGNTYADLVGGVANLRGLPISMPFTNRAATVLSGYDPATAAAGGDGEAALKRALATLTVAIGEAQRLRPVMDTLLFGGLGARVADEHLPYIEHWDAMWEELTRWRRSGGGAWGGPFTGVLRERANIGSAEDALAVIGVAFRDHLLRGATMPDLSPRSMGYSDGDL; encoded by the coding sequence ATGCAGAGGCGGTTGCACCACGTacgacgccgcgccgcgcgcactcgcctcgccgtcgccgccatggccgcgctcTTCTTCGTCCTTCTGATCCCGCTCAtcctgctcgccggcggcgggcaagTCGCCgtggagtcggcggcgacgagtaGGGGCAAGCTGATCATGGTCGACCTGCTGGAGTACGGGAGCGGCGCGGGGACGCTGGCCATGAGGGTCGACACCATCCACGCCGCCGGCTTCGCCAACCGGAGCGGCCACTGGCACGCGCTGCGGGGGAACGGGCACCTGTTCGACGCCCTCGGGCTCGCCGCGGCCCGCCTCCCGTTCGGGAACACCTACgccgacctcgtcggcggcgtcgccaaCCTGCGCGGCCTGCCCATCTCGATGCCCTTCACGAACCGCGCCGCCACGGTGCTCTCCGGCTACgacccggccaccgccgccgccggcggcgacggcgaggcggcgctgaAGCGGGCGCTGGCGACGCTCACGGTGGCGATCGGCGAGGCGCAGCGGCTCCGGCCGGTCATGGACACCCTCCTGTTCGGCGGGCTGGGGGCCCGCGTCGCCGACGAGCACCTGCCGTACATCGAGCACTGGGACGCCATGTGGGAGGAGCTgacgcggtggaggaggagcggcggcggcgcgtggggcggGCCGTTCACCGGCGTGCTGAGGGAGCGCGCCAACATCGGCAGCGCGGAGGACGCGCTCGCCGTCATCGGGGTGGCGTTCCGGGATCACCTGCTGCGCGGCGCCACCATGCCCGACCTGAGCCCCCGTTCGATGGGATACTCTGATGGAGATCTCTAG